The nucleotide window GGATTCGTCGCCGCCCTTCTCCGCGCGGGTCAGCATGACCGCGAAGAAGATCAGGACGGAGACCGCGCCCACGTAGATGAGCAGCTGCATGAAGGCCATAAACGGCGTTGCCAGCAGCAGGTACATCCCGGCCACGCCGACCAGCGTCGTGATCAGGCCGACCAGGGCGCGGACCAGGCTGGAACTCGATACGGCGAGTATGGCCCCGCCGAGAATGACGAGGGTGTAAACGCCAAATGCCACTTTTGCCATGACTTCCATATTACGCCTCCTTCTCCGCCGCGGCCGGGGCCTCGGGTTTGGGCGCCGGAGCAGCCGCAGGCATTTCATTGGCCTGCTCCTTGAGCCGGGCGAGAAGATCGATTTTCATCTCCTTCCGGGAAGTCGCGACCCAATACACATTATTAGAGAACTTGAGCGACTTTGCCGGGCAGTTGTCGATGCATGTGCCGCACAGCGAACACAAGGTGTAGTCGTACTTGAACTTGGCCGGATTCTTGGGGGCCTTGGGCTTCTTGACCTTTTCCCCTGCTTCCTCGGCGGCCTTCATGGCCGCTTCCTCTTCCGGCGTGGGCTTGGGAGCCTTCTGCTTGACGACCGTCAGACATCTGCTCGGGC belongs to Pseudodesulfovibrio portus and includes:
- a CDS encoding NADH-quinone oxidoreductase subunit J family protein, giving the protein MEVMAKVAFGVYTLVILGGAILAVSSSSLVRALVGLITTLVGVAGMYLLLATPFMAFMQLLIYVGAVSVLIFFAVMLTRAEKGGDESGKAPMKTYVYGLAATLAPAALLGWLVMKKPVDSVAVPVEVTIKQLGDGLLGSYFLPFELISVILMVAMSGAVLLTWEKRGKK
- a CDS encoding 4Fe-4S binding protein codes for the protein MGKFKENVIQPILDCWSLLVGLKITGKYFCKPLITVHYPRQVIDDENLQTYGGHVELIGKPKDPATPKCISCMMCVTNCPSRCLTVVKQKAPKPTPEEEAAMKAAEEAGEKVKKPKAPKNPAKFKYDYTLCSLCGTCIDNCPAKSLKFSNNVYWVATSRKEMKIDLLARLKEQANEMPAAAPAPKPEAPAAAEKEA